In Amycolatopsis sp. EV170708-02-1, the following are encoded in one genomic region:
- a CDS encoding site-specific integrase: MARVEVRVGRMGFDLRTGQLRLAHASVLFRWVLRARNGHEAGAVVVARVGDRGHERFGLAADAERCGRAGGRPDECDDGDEQALQGGVLVGGDDADAGLGWTEVYDKAAEIEINTQLTEVEYEVEEGDPKSEASTRRVPIDDEGKRLLREHRARQRRERLRVGPAWVDSGRVWTQPDGSALRPSWIGDEFERHCRAAGLPPIRLHDLRHVAATLMLQAGIDLKVVQEHPSWVVTRDTYTSVLPELARSAAEATVAVVPRRKTPGHPTGTPEVSVTPTGTHALGR; the protein is encoded by the coding sequence GTGGCCAGGGTTGAAGTGCGGGTCGGCCGGATGGGCTTCGACCTCAGAACGGGTCAGCTTCGTCTCGCTCATGCGAGCGTCCTCTTTCGGTGGGTCCTACGCGCCCGGAATGGGCACGAGGCGGGTGCCGTCGTCGTCGCGCGGGTCGGCGACCGGGGTCACGAGCGGTTCGGCCTGGCGGCGGACGCCGAACGCTGCGGCCGCGCTGGTGGCCGCCCCGACGAGTGCGATGACGGCGACGAGCAGGCTCTGCAAGGCGGTGTTCTGGTCGGCGGTGATGATGCCGACGCCGGCCTCGGATGGACCGAGGTCTACGACAAGGCGGCCGAGATCGAGATCAACACGCAGCTGACCGAAGTCGAGTACGAGGTAGAGGAGGGCGATCCGAAGTCGGAGGCGTCGACCCGGCGAGTGCCGATCGACGATGAGGGGAAGCGGCTCCTGCGTGAGCACCGCGCCCGGCAGCGTCGTGAACGGCTGCGCGTCGGCCCGGCATGGGTGGACTCCGGGCGGGTCTGGACGCAGCCGGATGGATCGGCCCTTCGGCCGTCGTGGATCGGCGACGAGTTCGAGCGGCATTGCCGAGCCGCGGGCCTTCCGCCGATCCGGCTGCACGATCTCCGGCACGTCGCGGCCACACTCATGCTCCAGGCAGGCATCGACCTGAAGGTGGTCCAGGAACACCCGTCATGGGTCGTCACGCGGGACACCTACACGAGCGTTCTGCCTGAGCTGGCGCGCTCGGCCGCCGAAGCCACGGTGGCCGTCGTACCGCGACGGAAAACGCCCGGGCACCCCACGGGCACCCCGGAGGTCTCGGTAACGCCGACGGGCACCCACGCGTTAGGCCGCTAG
- a CDS encoding helix-turn-helix transcriptional regulator produces the protein MRSAREMSRLADVFLAGGTEGRFYAQDLRRAASVSHRRLADMLAQMRDLGWVDREFDASTSDGRPYYMLTEAGRRELA, from the coding sequence ATGCGGTCAGCCCGAGAGATGAGCCGGTTGGCGGACGTGTTCCTTGCGGGAGGCACCGAAGGGCGCTTCTACGCCCAGGATCTCCGGCGTGCAGCGTCCGTCAGTCATCGGCGGCTGGCGGACATGCTCGCGCAGATGCGCGACCTCGGTTGGGTCGACCGCGAGTTCGACGCGTCCACCTCCGACGGGCGGCCGTACTACATGCTCACCGAGGCCGGTCGGCGCGAACTGGCGTAG
- a CDS encoding helix-turn-helix transcriptional regulator gives MEQNSIGELLRTLRGGTGRSQTDQAAVLSELSGQAITRNEISRWESEKRLPTPFWQRYIAGSFGVEEKRVSRAVSAARAKRRKGRVGGVQRREFIGAMAALAIPLARTDQPTARRIGRSDVAELRRRTARLRRLDNIMGGAETFPVYRAEADFTQRLIRESRHTEDIERELLALLAEQQQQAGWAAFDHGQHALAEQLYEDSRQNAEDARALDLAGNALAYAAYQQTTKQQSGTALAADSYEVARRVATPKVSALLLERKAWAHATAGEAAEADRALNLARETLNEPSDRPEPDWVFWVDDAEIDIMAGRCWTELRRPLRAVPVLERVLAGFDDTHARDKSLYLTWLATSYLQAREVEQAAATLGHAADLAAGVTSVRPARRIETVARRLARHRSTPAVADLLTRLKA, from the coding sequence GTGGAGCAGAACAGCATTGGCGAACTGCTCCGAACCCTGCGAGGCGGCACGGGTCGGTCGCAAACCGATCAGGCCGCCGTGCTGTCCGAACTGTCGGGACAGGCCATCACCCGAAACGAGATCTCCCGTTGGGAGAGTGAGAAGAGGCTGCCGACGCCGTTCTGGCAGCGATACATAGCTGGCAGTTTCGGAGTAGAAGAGAAGAGGGTCAGCCGTGCCGTTTCGGCTGCACGGGCGAAACGGCGAAAGGGGAGGGTGGGCGGAGTGCAGCGGCGGGAGTTCATCGGAGCAATGGCCGCGTTGGCAATTCCGCTTGCTCGTACCGACCAGCCCACTGCCCGCCGGATCGGCCGTTCCGATGTCGCCGAATTGCGCCGCCGAACGGCTCGGCTCCGGCGTCTCGACAACATCATGGGGGGCGCCGAAACCTTCCCGGTCTACCGGGCCGAAGCGGACTTCACTCAGCGTTTGATTCGCGAATCCAGGCACACCGAGGACATCGAGCGGGAACTGCTCGCGTTGCTCGCCGAACAGCAGCAGCAAGCCGGGTGGGCGGCATTCGACCACGGGCAGCACGCACTCGCGGAACAGCTCTACGAAGACAGTCGCCAGAACGCCGAGGATGCGCGGGCATTGGATCTCGCGGGGAATGCGCTCGCCTACGCGGCGTACCAGCAGACCACGAAGCAGCAGAGCGGAACCGCCCTCGCCGCGGACTCGTACGAAGTCGCCCGGCGGGTGGCAACACCGAAGGTCTCGGCGCTGCTGCTCGAGCGGAAAGCATGGGCACATGCAACCGCCGGGGAAGCGGCCGAGGCGGATCGCGCGCTCAACCTCGCGCGCGAGACGCTGAATGAGCCGTCCGACCGGCCAGAACCCGACTGGGTGTTCTGGGTCGACGACGCCGAAATCGACATCATGGCCGGTCGTTGTTGGACCGAACTCCGGCGGCCGCTGCGCGCGGTCCCGGTTCTCGAACGGGTCCTGGCGGGCTTCGACGACACACACGCACGGGACAAGTCCCTGTACTTGACGTGGCTAGCCACGTCCTACCTTCAGGCGCGCGAAGTCGAGCAGGCCGCGGCCACACTGGGCCACGCGGCGGACCTGGCGGCCGGTGTCACGTCGGTCCGCCCGGCACGCCGGATCGAAACGGTGGCGCGCCGTCTCGCCCGCCACCGTTCGACCCCGGCCGTCGCCGACCTCCTGACCCGTCTGAAGGCCTAG
- the cutA gene encoding divalent-cation tolerance protein CutA: MTVHLVVTTATPDRESGEKLAGAAVAARLAGTAQVGGPVTSFFWHLGESGRGEEFNVTFKTTDARYAELEAYIIANHPWDKPEVTAVELVRGSADYLAWAEESTRRS, translated from the coding sequence ATGACTGTTCACCTTGTCGTGACGACAGCTACCCCTGATCGCGAGTCTGGCGAGAAGCTGGCGGGCGCGGCCGTTGCGGCCCGTCTCGCGGGTACCGCGCAGGTCGGTGGACCGGTCACGTCATTCTTCTGGCACCTCGGTGAAAGCGGACGGGGCGAGGAGTTCAACGTGACGTTCAAGACGACTGACGCCAGGTACGCCGAGCTGGAGGCGTACATCATCGCGAACCACCCGTGGGACAAGCCGGAGGTTACGGCCGTCGAGCTGGTCCGCGGCTCTGCGGACTACCTGGCGTGGGCCGAGGAGTCCACCCGCCGCAGCTAG
- a CDS encoding endo-1,4-beta-xylanase, translating to MNTISLKRTVALLTAMAGVAFWNAPTASAAGPLKDITNRYVGSAVAANHLANEADYRSVLTREFDSVTPENEMKWGVVEANRGQYNWSGADAIVDYAQRNGKSVRGHTLVWHSQLPGWVNNLSAGELRSVTQQHINTEMGRYRGKIRAWDVVNEMFNDDGTRRASVFQQKLGDGYVADAFRWARAADPSAKLYINDYNTEGLNAKSDALYNLVRTLKQQGVPIDGVGFQAHLATRYGFPGGYQANLARFAALGVDVAITEADVRIPMPADSTKLNTQATYFKQLWDGCHAVARCVEFTTWGFTDRHSWVPDTFPGEGAACLFDANLRPKPAYSRINP from the coding sequence ATGAACACCATTTCCCTGAAACGAACAGTCGCTCTCTTGACCGCCATGGCGGGTGTCGCGTTTTGGAACGCACCAACGGCTTCGGCCGCCGGCCCGCTGAAGGACATCACGAATCGCTACGTCGGCAGCGCCGTCGCGGCGAACCACTTGGCCAACGAAGCCGACTACCGTTCGGTGCTCACCCGGGAATTCGACAGCGTCACCCCGGAGAACGAGATGAAATGGGGCGTCGTCGAGGCGAACCGCGGCCAGTACAACTGGTCCGGCGCGGACGCGATCGTCGACTACGCGCAGCGGAACGGCAAATCCGTCCGCGGGCACACGCTCGTCTGGCACAGCCAGCTGCCCGGCTGGGTCAACAACCTTTCCGCCGGGGAACTGCGCTCGGTGACGCAACAGCACATCAACACCGAAATGGGGCGGTACAGAGGAAAGATCCGGGCCTGGGACGTCGTGAACGAGATGTTCAACGACGACGGGACCCGCCGCGCGTCGGTGTTCCAGCAGAAACTGGGCGACGGCTATGTCGCCGACGCGTTCCGCTGGGCACGGGCGGCGGATCCCTCGGCCAAGCTGTACATCAACGACTACAACACCGAAGGACTCAACGCGAAGAGCGACGCCCTGTACAACCTCGTGCGGACGCTGAAGCAGCAAGGCGTGCCGATCGACGGCGTCGGCTTCCAGGCACACCTCGCGACGCGGTACGGCTTCCCCGGCGGCTACCAGGCGAACCTCGCCCGCTTCGCCGCACTCGGCGTCGACGTCGCCATCACCGAGGCCGACGTTCGCATCCCGATGCCCGCCGACTCGACCAAACTGAACACGCAGGCGACCTACTTCAAGCAACTCTGGGACGGCTGCCACGCCGTCGCCCGGTGTGTGGAGTTCACGACGTGGGGCTTCACCGACCGCCACTCGTGGGTGCCGGACACGTTCCCCGGCGAAGGCGCGGCCTGCCTGTTCGACGCGAACCTGCGGCCGAAGCCGGCGTACAGCCGGATCAACCCCTGA
- a CDS encoding carbohydrate ABC transporter permease, with protein MRRAGTPVGYVAAIAVLGITVVPLLFVVLGGFRTTAQINASPTGLPGPWVWDNYAAILGSPAFWTFLGNSALIAVIATALTVALGSMAAYALSRYTFKGREGFYTLFTLGLLFPLGVATLPLYLWLRQLGMLETFWGVAIPEAAFSLPVTIVILRPFMRAIPGEIEDAAVLDGASRLGFFWRILLPLSAPALTTVAVLAFVTSWNFYLLPLLVFNDSANFTLPLGVATFQSQYSQDTARVLAFTALSMIPALAFFVLAERRIVGGLTGSVKG; from the coding sequence ATGCGCCGCGCCGGGACGCCGGTCGGTTACGTCGCCGCGATCGCCGTCCTCGGGATCACCGTGGTGCCGCTGCTGTTCGTGGTGCTGGGCGGGTTCCGCACCACCGCGCAGATCAACGCCTCGCCCACCGGCCTGCCGGGCCCGTGGGTCTGGGACAACTACGCGGCGATCCTCGGTTCACCGGCGTTCTGGACGTTCCTGGGGAACAGCGCGCTGATCGCGGTGATCGCCACGGCGCTGACCGTGGCACTGGGATCGATGGCCGCGTATGCCCTGTCCCGCTACACCTTCAAGGGTCGCGAGGGGTTCTACACGCTGTTCACGCTCGGCCTGTTGTTCCCGCTCGGCGTGGCGACCCTGCCGCTGTACCTGTGGTTGCGTCAGCTGGGGATGCTGGAGACCTTCTGGGGCGTGGCGATCCCCGAAGCGGCCTTCTCGCTGCCGGTGACGATCGTGATCCTCCGGCCGTTCATGCGGGCGATCCCCGGCGAGATCGAGGACGCCGCCGTACTCGACGGCGCGAGCAGGCTCGGGTTCTTCTGGCGGATCCTGCTGCCGCTCTCCGCGCCCGCGCTCACCACCGTCGCCGTGCTCGCGTTCGTGACCAGCTGGAACTTCTACCTGCTGCCGCTGCTGGTGTTCAACGACTCCGCGAACTTCACCCTGCCGCTCGGCGTGGCGACGTTCCAATCCCAGTACTCCCAGGACACCGCACGCGTGCTCGCGTTCACCGCGCTGTCGATGATCCCCGCGCTCGCCTTCTTCGTGCTCGCCGAACGGCGGATCGTCGGCGGGCTGACCGGTTCCGTGAAGGGCTGA
- a CDS encoding carbohydrate ABC transporter permease: protein MTATATRVRAAARPSAPAVRTRTPGVRKKLELTFLLGPALVLFAGFVLVPIGIAAFYSLYEWNGFGPLDDFVGLGNYADALSGSVFQGAIGHNLIIAGLSLVVQLPLSIGLALLLNRKLRGRAVLRALVFAPYVLSEAITAVIWLLMLQPNGFVDQMLRGIGLGGLVQHWLADPGIVLYTLFAVITWKYIGFGIILLLAGLQGVPAELREAAALDGASAWQTTRHVVLPLLGPTIRIWVFLSVIGSLQLFDLVWIMTLGGPANASATMATYLVDHGFKRYEFGFGSAVAVILFVICFVFALLYQRFALRRDTDGALTRMVD, encoded by the coding sequence GTGACGGCGACGGCCACGCGGGTGCGGGCGGCGGCGCGGCCGTCCGCACCCGCCGTCCGGACGCGGACGCCGGGAGTGCGCAAGAAGCTGGAACTGACCTTCCTGCTCGGGCCGGCACTGGTGCTGTTCGCCGGATTCGTGCTGGTCCCGATCGGGATCGCGGCGTTCTACAGCCTTTACGAGTGGAACGGTTTCGGCCCGCTCGACGATTTCGTCGGCCTCGGCAACTACGCCGACGCCCTGTCCGGCTCGGTGTTCCAGGGCGCCATCGGGCACAACCTGATCATCGCGGGGCTGTCCCTCGTGGTGCAGCTCCCGCTGTCCATCGGGCTGGCGCTGCTGCTCAACCGCAAGCTGCGCGGGCGCGCCGTCCTCCGCGCGCTCGTGTTCGCGCCCTACGTGCTGTCGGAGGCGATCACCGCGGTGATCTGGCTGCTCATGTTGCAGCCGAACGGTTTCGTGGACCAGATGTTGCGCGGCATCGGCCTCGGCGGGCTGGTCCAGCACTGGCTCGCCGACCCCGGGATCGTGCTCTACACCCTGTTCGCGGTGATCACCTGGAAGTACATCGGCTTCGGCATCATCCTGCTGCTCGCCGGGCTCCAAGGCGTGCCTGCCGAACTGCGGGAAGCGGCCGCGCTCGACGGCGCGTCGGCCTGGCAGACCACCCGGCACGTCGTGCTGCCGCTGCTGGGACCGACCATCCGGATCTGGGTGTTCCTGTCGGTGATCGGCTCGCTGCAGCTGTTCGACCTGGTGTGGATCATGACCCTCGGCGGGCCCGCCAACGCGTCGGCGACCATGGCGACCTATCTGGTCGACCACGGATTCAAACGCTACGAATTCGGTTTCGGGAGCGCGGTCGCGGTGATCCTGTTCGTGATCTGTTTCGTGTTCGCGCTGCTGTACCAGAGGTTCGCGTTGCGCCGGGACACCGATGGCGCGTTGACCAGGATGGTGGACTGA
- a CDS encoding ABC transporter substrate-binding protein: protein MLSNRRIPAAAALAAAIPLALAGCSGGTETAAEPSGPVTLTWWHNGTTDPIKSIWAQVVADYQKAHPEVTIKGQPLQNEEFTTKVPLALQSNEPPDVYQSWGGGELASQATSGKVADLTDAAKDWLSTVGKLAESWQVDGKQYGIPWEQHFVGFWYRKDLFAQAGITAPPSTLDELNAAVAKLKQAGITPIAVGGKDRWPDAFYWNYFALRACSADTLKQSVKAVKLDDPCWTKAGRDLQAFLATQPFQPGFTGTPAQQGAGSSAGLVANGKAAMELQGDWEPGTMSSLTEDKDLDSKVGWFPFPAVPGGQGDPAAVLGGGDGFSCTTRAVKACADFLRYLGSEPVQNQLAAKGAGLPMTASAAASLKTESLKSVFDYGQKAPYVQMYFDKAFPTAVGAALNDAVANFFAGQGTPEGIVDAVNKAAAGDK from the coding sequence ATGCTTTCGAACCGCCGAATCCCCGCCGCCGCCGCGCTGGCGGCGGCCATCCCGCTCGCGCTCGCCGGCTGCTCCGGGGGTACCGAGACCGCGGCCGAGCCCAGCGGACCGGTCACCCTCACCTGGTGGCACAACGGCACGACCGACCCGATCAAGTCGATCTGGGCCCAGGTCGTCGCGGACTACCAGAAGGCGCATCCCGAGGTGACGATCAAGGGGCAGCCGCTGCAGAACGAGGAGTTCACCACCAAGGTCCCGCTCGCCCTGCAGTCGAACGAACCGCCGGACGTCTACCAGTCCTGGGGCGGTGGCGAGCTGGCGTCGCAGGCCACCTCGGGCAAGGTCGCGGATCTGACCGACGCGGCCAAGGACTGGCTCTCCACGGTGGGCAAACTCGCCGAGAGCTGGCAGGTCGACGGCAAGCAGTACGGGATCCCCTGGGAGCAGCACTTCGTCGGTTTCTGGTACCGCAAGGATCTTTTCGCGCAGGCGGGCATCACCGCTCCTCCGTCCACTTTGGACGAATTGAACGCCGCCGTCGCCAAGCTCAAGCAGGCGGGCATCACGCCGATCGCGGTCGGCGGCAAGGATCGGTGGCCGGACGCGTTCTACTGGAACTACTTCGCGCTCCGGGCCTGCTCGGCGGACACGCTGAAACAGTCGGTCAAAGCGGTGAAACTCGATGATCCTTGCTGGACCAAGGCCGGGCGTGACCTCCAGGCGTTCCTGGCCACCCAGCCGTTCCAGCCCGGCTTCACCGGCACCCCCGCCCAGCAGGGCGCGGGCAGTTCGGCCGGGCTGGTGGCCAACGGCAAGGCGGCGATGGAACTGCAGGGCGACTGGGAGCCCGGCACGATGTCCTCGCTCACCGAAGACAAGGACCTCGACTCGAAGGTCGGCTGGTTCCCGTTCCCGGCGGTCCCCGGTGGCCAAGGCGATCCCGCTGCGGTGCTCGGCGGCGGCGACGGCTTCTCCTGCACCACCCGCGCGGTGAAGGCGTGCGCGGACTTCCTGCGGTATCTCGGCAGCGAACCGGTGCAGAACCAGCTCGCGGCGAAGGGCGCCGGACTGCCGATGACCGCGTCGGCGGCCGCATCCCTCAAGACCGAGTCGCTGAAGTCCGTCTTCGACTACGGGCAGAAGGCGCCGTACGTGCAGATGTACTTCGACAAGGCGTTCCCGACCGCGGTGGGCGCCGCGCTCAACGACGCCGTCGCGAACTTCTTCGCCGGACAGGGCACCCCGGAAGGCATCGTCGACGCGGTGAACAAGGCCGCGGCGGGCGACAAGTGA
- a CDS encoding LacI family DNA-binding transcriptional regulator → MQPSSRVTIRDVAARAGVSVATVSKVINDRYGVAAATLAKVRAVIDELGYEASLVAQSLRNHKTNVIGILVADLEPFSTELLKGAADAIRGTGYELVVYSAGGRVGDPSGWEKRYLSRLSGTLVDGAVLVTPVASLEAVPGTPVVAVDPHTGPSTVPTIDSDNLRGAQLATEHLLELGHRRIGFLAGRPDLESAELRKTGYLRALTAAGVPIDEDLIRLGAYDPEISARSARELLTGADRPTAVFAANDISAIATVGAAGELGLSVPDDLSVVGFDNVPESALCSPPLTTVDQPIREMGHRAITLLISLISGEPEKETHITLSTGLVVRRSTRALEATTKGGRP, encoded by the coding sequence ATGCAGCCCAGTTCGAGGGTCACGATCCGTGACGTCGCGGCCCGCGCCGGCGTCTCCGTGGCCACGGTGTCCAAAGTGATCAACGACCGCTACGGCGTCGCCGCCGCGACCCTGGCCAAGGTCCGCGCGGTGATCGACGAACTCGGTTACGAGGCGAGCCTGGTCGCCCAGAGCCTCCGCAACCACAAGACGAACGTGATCGGGATCCTGGTCGCCGACCTCGAACCGTTCTCCACCGAACTGCTCAAGGGCGCCGCCGACGCCATCCGCGGCACCGGCTACGAACTCGTCGTCTACTCCGCCGGCGGCCGCGTCGGAGATCCATCGGGCTGGGAGAAGCGCTATCTGTCAAGGCTTTCCGGCACGCTGGTCGACGGCGCGGTGCTGGTCACGCCGGTGGCTTCGCTGGAAGCCGTCCCCGGGACGCCGGTGGTCGCGGTCGACCCGCACACCGGCCCTTCGACGGTGCCCACCATCGATTCCGACAACCTGCGCGGCGCCCAGCTGGCGACCGAGCATCTGCTGGAACTCGGCCACCGCCGGATCGGTTTCCTCGCCGGACGGCCGGATCTCGAATCGGCCGAACTGCGCAAGACCGGGTACCTGCGGGCGCTCACCGCGGCCGGGGTCCCGATCGACGAGGACCTGATCCGGCTCGGCGCCTACGATCCGGAGATCTCCGCCCGGTCCGCCCGCGAACTGCTGACCGGCGCGGACCGCCCGACGGCGGTGTTCGCCGCCAACGACATCTCGGCGATCGCGACCGTCGGGGCCGCCGGGGAACTCGGCCTGTCCGTGCCGGACGACCTGTCGGTGGTCGGCTTCGACAACGTCCCCGAGTCCGCGCTCTGCTCCCCGCCACTGACCACAGTGGACCAGCCCATCCGCGAGATGGGCCACCGTGCCATCACCCTCCTGATCTCGCTGATCAGCGGGGAACCCGAGAAGGAAACCCACATCACGCTGTCCACGGGTCTCGTGGTGCGCCGCTCGACGCGTGCCCTCGAAGCCACGACGAAGGGCGGACGACCTTGA